Proteins from one Kiloniellales bacterium genomic window:
- a CDS encoding helix-turn-helix transcriptional regulator: protein MPITADQCRGARGLLNLSQSQVARSAHVAQSTIADFERSARIPTYNNLLAIRTALQSAGVAFIAANGGGPGARLRKGPNVEGAKDAAISPDQYRTGRPGLEEGGAEFIPAHGGTVAAISPEQCRAARAVLKLSQTELARAAGLGRSTLADYERATRTPTSENLAAIRVALEGAGIAFIDPDGGGPGVRLRA, encoded by the coding sequence TTGCCCATAACCGCCGATCAATGTCGGGGCGCCAGAGGTCTGCTCAACCTCTCTCAATCGCAAGTCGCCAGGTCGGCCCATGTCGCACAGTCGACGATCGCAGATTTCGAACGGAGCGCCCGAATCCCGACCTACAACAACCTGCTGGCGATCCGCACCGCCCTGCAGTCCGCCGGGGTCGCGTTCATCGCTGCCAACGGCGGCGGGCCGGGCGCGAGGTTACGCAAAGGGCCGAACGTCGAGGGAGCGAAGGACGCGGCGATCTCACCTGATCAATACCGGACCGGCCGCCCCGGCCTGGAAGAGGGCGGGGCCGAGTTCATCCCGGCGCACGGTGGCACGGTGGCGGCGATCTCGCCGGAGCAGTGCCGGGCCGCCCGCGCGGTCCTGAAGCTGTCCCAGACAGAGCTGGCCCGCGCCGCCGGCCTTGGCCGGTCGACGCTCGCCGACTACGAGCGCGCCACACGGACGCCGACCAGCGAAAACCTCGCCGCCATCCGCGTGGCCCTCGAAGGCGCCGGCATCGCCTTCATCGATCCCGACGGAGGCGGCCCCGGTGTGCGCTTGCGGGCCTGA
- a CDS encoding DNA-3-methyladenine glycosylase I: MTRCSWAEKNDLERDYHDREWGLPVTDDRRHFEMIILEGAQSGLSWLTILAKREGYRRAFAGFDAAKVARFSDFKQEQILDNAEIVRHRGKVAATVKNAKGFLAIQEEFGSFNAYIWRFVDGLPVNNGWRTTAEVPAATPLSERIGKDLKARGFSFVGPTTVYSYLQAVGIVNDHLHDCFRYQAVLEAQAALGVVV, encoded by the coding sequence ATGACGCGTTGCAGCTGGGCCGAGAAGAACGATCTCGAGCGGGACTACCACGACCGGGAGTGGGGCCTGCCGGTCACCGACGACCGGCGCCACTTCGAGATGATCATCCTGGAGGGCGCCCAGTCCGGGCTCAGCTGGCTGACCATCCTGGCCAAGCGGGAGGGCTACCGGCGCGCCTTCGCCGGCTTCGACGCCGCCAAGGTGGCCCGCTTCAGCGACTTCAAGCAGGAGCAGATCCTCGACAACGCCGAGATCGTCCGCCACCGGGGCAAGGTCGCCGCGACGGTCAAGAACGCCAAGGGCTTCCTGGCGATCCAGGAGGAGTTCGGCTCCTTCAACGCCTACATCTGGCGCTTCGTCGACGGCCTGCCGGTCAACAACGGCTGGCGGACCACCGCCGAGGTCCCGGCGGCGACGCCGCTCTCCGAGCGGATCGGCAAGGACCTCAAGGCGCGCGGCTTCTCCTTCGTCGGCCCGACCACCGTCTATTCCTACCTCCAGGCGGTCGGGATCGTGAACGACCACCTGCACGACTGCTTCCGCTACCAGGCGGTGCTCGAGGCCCAGGCGGCCTTGGGAGTCGTGGTCTGA
- a CDS encoding heme-binding protein, giving the protein MLRWAVLLSGTILLTGCSVFGIRSGTEQPSYEVVAELGEAVEVRRYGPRLAAEVDVEASDDGDARNAAFRILAAYIFGANRAQQEIAMTAPVEVSAESEGGKIAMTAPVETTSGEGGRLTMRFFLPAGLTEATAPAPEDPRVRILTVPGQTLAVRRFTGRRGAAAVDTQEIALRKVLNTTSWRPDGETIAFFYDPPWTLLFLRRNEVALPVAEG; this is encoded by the coding sequence ATGCTGCGCTGGGCCGTCCTACTCTCCGGCACGATCTTGCTGACCGGATGCTCCGTCTTCGGCATCCGCTCGGGCACCGAGCAGCCTTCTTACGAGGTGGTCGCGGAGCTGGGCGAAGCGGTCGAGGTGCGCCGCTACGGCCCGCGGCTGGCCGCCGAAGTCGACGTCGAGGCGAGCGACGACGGCGATGCGAGGAACGCCGCCTTCCGGATTCTCGCCGCCTACATCTTCGGTGCCAACCGCGCGCAACAGGAAATCGCCATGACCGCCCCCGTCGAGGTTTCCGCCGAGTCCGAGGGCGGAAAGATCGCGATGACCGCCCCGGTCGAGACGACGTCGGGCGAGGGCGGCCGCCTGACCATGCGTTTCTTCCTGCCGGCCGGCCTGACCGAGGCGACCGCGCCGGCTCCCGAGGATCCCCGGGTGCGGATCCTGACCGTGCCGGGCCAGACTCTGGCGGTCCGCCGCTTCACCGGCCGGCGCGGCGCGGCTGCGGTCGATACCCAGGAAATCGCCCTGCGCAAGGTTCTGAACACCACCTCCTGGCGTCCCGATGGCGAGACGATCGCCTTCTTCTACGACCCGCCCTGGACTCTCCTCTTCCTGCGCCGCAACGAGGTCGCCCTGCCTGTCGCAGAGGGCTGA
- a CDS encoding error-prone DNA polymerase yields the protein MNGAAGYAELEVTTNYSFLRGGSHPEELATAAAALGLAALGVADRNSLAGVVRAHVAAKEAGLRLLVGARLVPRDGPEILCYPRDRAAYGRLSRLLTLGKRRAEKGDCHLTLADILAAAPGGPGGQVFIVLPPEVPDAAFARQLRAFAGEVPAGSCYLAARMLYRGDDRPRLARLAGLARAGAVPLVATNDVRLHHPGRKPLLDLVTCIREHCTIDEAGLRLESNAERHLKPPAEMARLFRDHPEAVARTLEIAEACRFSLDELKYEYPDETTSEGRSPQEELVHLTWQGARERYPPERFPEGVPENVRTTVTHELALIEDLGYAPYFLTVYDLVRFARSRGILCQGRGSAANSSVCYCLGVTSVDPARVELLFERFVSAERNEPPDIDVDFEHERREEVIQYVYDKYGRDRAGLAATVICYRSRGAIREAGKAMGLSADTVSALAGTVWGWSEQAIDEARIRELGLDPGDRRLRQTLELTRELIGFPRHLSQHVGGFVMTRGPLSEVVPIENAAMPDRTVIEWDKDDLDALGILKVDVLALGMLTCLRKGFDLMARHLGQHHDLASIPAEDPAVYDMLCKADSLGVFQVESRAQMTMLPRLKPRSFYDLVIEVAIVRPGPIQGDMVHPYLRRRNGQEPVTYPSEELAQVLGRTLGVPLFQEQAMKIAIVAAGFSPSEADRLRRAMATFRHVGTIHTFRDKFIEGMAARGYERDFAERCFRQIEGFGTYGFPESHAASFALLVYVSSWLKCHHPAVFACALLNSQPMGFYAPAQIVRDAREHGVEVRPLDVNLSDWDCTLEPSAGAGGLALRLGLRQAKGLAEAEGQALVAARGNGYADPLQLWRRSRLKTRALEALARADAFRSQGLDRRAALWAVKGLPEAAPLPLFAAAGEEEQGEEPAVALPAMGLPEQVVDDYRSLRLSLKAHPVSFLRERLAAEGVIPNARLAELADGARVKVSGLVLVRQRPGTASGVIFATLEDEGGIANTVIWPKVFQRFRAIVMGASLVAVEGKLQKEGLVIHVIADRLIDKTAWLADLATPARDLFDPPYARADEVKRPGRDPRNSELGRHPRNLRLFRSRDFH from the coding sequence ATGAATGGAGCAGCGGGCTACGCCGAGCTCGAGGTCACGACCAACTACAGCTTCCTGCGCGGCGGCTCGCACCCGGAGGAGCTGGCGACCGCCGCCGCAGCCCTGGGCCTGGCCGCCCTCGGGGTCGCCGACCGCAACTCCCTGGCCGGGGTGGTGCGCGCCCACGTCGCCGCCAAGGAGGCCGGCCTGCGCCTGCTGGTCGGCGCCCGCCTGGTGCCCCGGGACGGGCCGGAGATCCTCTGCTATCCCCGCGACCGGGCCGCCTACGGCCGGCTGTCCCGCCTGCTGACCCTGGGCAAGCGCCGGGCCGAGAAGGGCGACTGCCATCTGACCCTGGCCGACATCTTGGCCGCGGCCCCCGGCGGCCCTGGCGGACAAGTCTTCATCGTCCTGCCGCCCGAGGTCCCCGACGCCGCCTTCGCCCGGCAGCTCCGGGCCTTCGCCGGGGAGGTCCCCGCCGGGTCCTGCTACCTGGCCGCCCGGATGCTCTACCGGGGCGACGACCGGCCGCGCCTTGCGCGCCTGGCCGGCCTGGCCCGGGCCGGCGCCGTGCCCCTGGTCGCGACCAACGACGTCCGCCTGCACCATCCCGGGCGCAAGCCCCTGCTCGACCTCGTCACCTGCATCCGCGAACATTGCACCATCGACGAGGCCGGCCTCCGCCTGGAGAGCAACGCCGAGCGGCACCTCAAGCCGCCGGCTGAGATGGCACGGCTGTTCCGCGACCATCCCGAGGCCGTCGCAAGGACCCTGGAGATCGCCGAGGCCTGCCGCTTCTCCCTCGACGAGCTGAAGTACGAGTACCCCGACGAGACCACCAGCGAGGGCCGCAGCCCGCAGGAGGAGCTCGTTCACCTGACCTGGCAGGGCGCCCGGGAGCGCTATCCGCCCGAACGCTTCCCGGAGGGCGTACCCGAGAACGTACGTACGACGGTGACCCACGAGCTGGCGCTGATCGAGGACCTCGGCTACGCGCCCTACTTCCTCACCGTCTACGACCTCGTACGCTTCGCCCGGAGCCGCGGAATCCTCTGCCAGGGCCGGGGCTCCGCCGCCAATTCCTCGGTCTGCTACTGCCTCGGCGTCACCTCGGTCGATCCGGCGCGGGTCGAGCTGCTGTTCGAGCGCTTCGTCAGCGCCGAGCGCAACGAACCGCCGGACATCGATGTCGACTTCGAGCACGAGCGCCGCGAGGAGGTGATCCAGTACGTCTACGACAAGTACGGCCGGGACCGGGCCGGCCTGGCGGCGACGGTGATCTGCTACCGCAGCCGCGGCGCGATCCGCGAGGCCGGCAAGGCCATGGGGCTCTCCGCCGACACGGTCTCGGCCCTGGCCGGCACGGTCTGGGGCTGGAGCGAGCAGGCCATCGACGAGGCCCGGATCCGCGAGCTGGGCCTCGACCCCGGCGACCGCCGCCTGCGCCAGACCCTGGAACTGACCCGCGAGCTGATCGGCTTCCCCCGCCACCTCTCGCAGCACGTCGGCGGCTTCGTCATGACCCGCGGCCCGCTGTCCGAGGTGGTGCCGATCGAGAACGCCGCCATGCCGGACCGCACGGTGATCGAGTGGGACAAGGACGACCTCGACGCCCTGGGCATCCTCAAGGTCGACGTCCTGGCCCTCGGCATGCTGACCTGCCTGCGCAAGGGCTTCGACCTCATGGCGCGGCACCTCGGCCAGCACCACGACCTGGCCAGCATCCCGGCCGAGGACCCGGCGGTCTACGACATGCTCTGCAAGGCGGATTCCCTCGGCGTGTTCCAGGTCGAGAGCCGAGCCCAGATGACCATGCTGCCCCGGCTCAAGCCACGCAGCTTCTACGACCTGGTGATCGAGGTCGCGATCGTCCGCCCGGGGCCGATCCAGGGCGACATGGTCCACCCCTACCTGCGCCGCCGCAACGGCCAGGAGCCGGTCACCTATCCCTCCGAGGAGCTGGCCCAGGTCCTGGGCCGGACCCTGGGCGTGCCCCTGTTCCAGGAGCAGGCGATGAAGATCGCCATCGTCGCCGCCGGGTTCTCGCCCTCGGAGGCCGACCGCCTGCGCCGCGCCATGGCGACCTTCCGCCACGTCGGGACCATTCACACCTTCCGCGACAAGTTCATCGAGGGCATGGCCGCGCGCGGCTACGAGCGCGACTTCGCCGAGCGCTGCTTCAGGCAGATCGAGGGCTTCGGCACCTACGGCTTCCCGGAGAGCCACGCCGCCAGCTTCGCCCTGCTGGTCTACGTCTCCTCCTGGCTCAAGTGCCACCATCCGGCGGTCTTCGCCTGCGCCCTGCTGAACAGCCAGCCCATGGGCTTCTACGCCCCGGCGCAGATCGTCCGCGACGCCCGCGAGCACGGGGTCGAGGTCCGCCCGCTCGACGTCAATCTCAGCGACTGGGACTGCACCCTGGAGCCCTCGGCGGGTGCCGGCGGCTTGGCCCTGCGCCTGGGGCTCCGGCAGGCCAAGGGCCTGGCCGAGGCCGAGGGCCAGGCCCTGGTCGCGGCCCGGGGCAACGGCTACGCCGATCCCCTGCAGCTCTGGCGCCGCAGCCGGCTCAAGACCCGCGCGCTGGAGGCCCTGGCCCGGGCCGACGCCTTCCGCTCCCAGGGTCTCGACCGCCGCGCCGCGCTCTGGGCGGTCAAGGGCCTGCCCGAGGCCGCGCCCCTGCCGCTCTTCGCCGCGGCCGGGGAGGAGGAGCAGGGCGAGGAGCCGGCCGTCGCCCTGCCGGCCATGGGCCTGCCCGAGCAGGTGGTCGACGACTACCGCAGCCTGCGCCTCTCCCTGAAGGCGCATCCGGTCTCCTTCCTGCGCGAGCGGCTGGCGGCGGAGGGCGTGATCCCCAACGCCCGCCTGGCCGAGCTGGCCGACGGCGCCCGGGTCAAGGTCTCAGGCCTGGTCCTGGTCCGCCAGCGCCCGGGGACGGCCAGCGGGGTCATCTTCGCGACCCTGGAGGACGAGGGCGGGATCGCCAACACCGTCATCTGGCCCAAGGTCTTCCAGCGCTTCCGGGCCATCGTCATGGGCGCCAGCCTGGTCGCGGTCGAGGGCAAGCTGCAGAAGGAGGGCCTGGTGATCCACGTCATCGCCGACCGCCTGATCGACAAGACCGCCTGGCTCGCCGACCTGGCGACCCCGGCGCGCGACCTCTTCGATCCGCCCTACGCCCGGGCCGACGAGGTCAAGCGCCCCGGCCGCGATCCGCGGAACAGCGAGCTCGGCCGGCATCCCCGCAACCTGCGCCTGTTCCGCTCCCGGGACTTCCATTGA
- a CDS encoding GNAT family protein, which translates to MDIQVRRLTEDDAEGFREIRLEALKSHPESFQSTYESAAELPLDAFAQRLRRYALFGGFIGDELYGFVGFFPLRNPKISHKGIMWGMFVKEDARGTGLAEAMVGAVLDHAQGTVEQVLLSVIVENKRARRFYEKMGFEPFGLERRALKIDGRYYDEEFRVKYLGED; encoded by the coding sequence ATGGATATCCAGGTCAGACGCTTAACGGAGGACGACGCCGAAGGGTTCCGCGAGATCCGTCTGGAGGCGCTCAAAAGTCATCCCGAGTCCTTTCAGTCCACCTACGAGAGTGCTGCGGAGCTGCCTCTGGACGCCTTCGCACAACGTCTGCGCCGGTACGCGCTGTTCGGTGGCTTCATCGGCGACGAACTCTACGGCTTCGTCGGCTTCTTTCCGCTCAGAAACCCGAAGATCAGCCACAAGGGCATCATGTGGGGCATGTTCGTCAAGGAAGATGCCAGGGGCACCGGCCTGGCCGAGGCGATGGTCGGGGCCGTCTTGGACCACGCGCAGGGCACGGTCGAGCAGGTCCTTCTTTCCGTCATCGTGGAGAACAAGCGCGCCAGGCGCTTCTACGAGAAGATGGGCTTTGAACCTTTCGGGCTCGAACGCCGCGCGCTCAAGATCGATGGGCGCTACTATGATGAGGAGTTCCGCGTCAAGTATCTCGGTGAAGACTGA
- a CDS encoding MarC family protein → MVETLVTAFVTLFVVIDPIGIAPIFASITPRDTAPQRRQIAVKGVVIAAVILVAFALGGQLLLTAMGIGLPAFQIAGGLLLLLLSIDMVMVRHSGLRETTPGEAEEGMQRADVSVFPLAIPLIAGPGALTSIVLLMGAAQDQLAAQGAILAVMLAVLAITLLCLLATVRLLRVLGQTGINVLTRVFGIIMAALAVQFILDGLGAVWPGA, encoded by the coding sequence ATGGTCGAGACCCTGGTCACCGCCTTCGTCACGCTTTTCGTGGTCATCGACCCGATCGGGATCGCCCCGATCTTCGCCTCGATCACCCCCAGGGACACCGCGCCGCAGCGCCGCCAGATCGCGGTCAAGGGCGTCGTCATCGCCGCGGTCATCCTGGTCGCCTTCGCCCTCGGCGGGCAGCTTCTCCTGACCGCCATGGGCATCGGCCTGCCGGCCTTCCAGATCGCCGGCGGCCTGCTCCTGCTCTTGCTCTCGATCGACATGGTGATGGTGCGCCACTCGGGCCTGCGCGAGACCACGCCGGGCGAGGCCGAGGAGGGCATGCAGCGCGCCGACGTCTCGGTCTTCCCCCTGGCCATCCCGCTGATCGCCGGGCCCGGCGCCCTGACCTCGATCGTCCTTCTGATGGGCGCGGCCCAGGACCAGCTCGCCGCCCAGGGCGCCATCCTGGCGGTGATGCTGGCGGTCCTCGCCATCACCTTGCTCTGCCTTCTGGCGACCGTCCGCCTGTTGCGCGTCCTCGGCCAGACCGGCATCAACGTGCTGACCCGGGTCTTCGGCATCATCATGGCCGCCCTGGCGGTCCAGTTCATCCTCGACGGCCTCGGCGCGGTCTGGCCGGGGGCGTAG
- a CDS encoding Glu/Leu/Phe/Val dehydrogenase dimerization domain-containing protein produces the protein MSVFSSPDFDNHEQVVFCHDEASGLKAIIAIHNTNRGPSLGGCRMWPYASEAEAVTDVLRLSRGMTYKSALAKLPYGGGKSVIIGDPRLDKSPALFRAMGRAVQRLAGRYIVAEDVGISVPDVELMQQETRHVAGTTAGGAGDPSPATAYGVYMGLRAAVQHRLGQNELDGLTVAVQGLGHVGYYLCKHLAEDGARLVVTDINEAAVQTAVSEFGAERVAPEEIYAADCDVFAPCALGAVINDDTLAFLKAKVVAGSANNQLHEPRHGEILKQRGVLYAPDYVINAGGVIDISHEGRDYDKDKAFAHVAEIHDTLLEIFRRAEAENIPTGEAADRIAEERFRQPEPHNSAAA, from the coding sequence ATGTCCGTTTTCAGCTCACCCGATTTCGACAACCACGAGCAGGTCGTCTTCTGCCACGACGAGGCCAGCGGCCTGAAAGCCATCATCGCGATCCACAACACCAACCGCGGCCCCTCGCTCGGCGGCTGCCGCATGTGGCCCTATGCCAGCGAGGCGGAGGCGGTGACCGACGTGCTGCGCCTGTCGCGCGGCATGACCTACAAGTCGGCGCTGGCCAAGCTGCCCTACGGCGGCGGCAAGTCGGTGATCATCGGCGATCCGCGCCTCGACAAGTCGCCGGCGCTGTTCCGCGCCATGGGCCGCGCCGTACAGCGCCTGGCCGGGCGCTACATCGTCGCCGAGGACGTCGGCATCTCGGTGCCCGACGTCGAGCTCATGCAGCAGGAGACCCGTCACGTCGCCGGCACCACGGCGGGCGGCGCGGGCGATCCCTCGCCGGCCACCGCCTACGGCGTCTACATGGGCCTGCGCGCCGCGGTGCAGCACAGGCTGGGCCAGAACGAGCTCGACGGCCTGACCGTCGCGGTCCAGGGCCTGGGGCATGTCGGCTACTACCTCTGCAAGCACTTGGCCGAGGACGGTGCCCGCCTGGTCGTCACCGACATCAACGAGGCCGCGGTCCAGACCGCCGTATCCGAGTTCGGCGCCGAGCGGGTCGCTCCGGAGGAGATCTACGCGGCCGACTGCGACGTCTTCGCGCCCTGCGCCCTGGGCGCGGTGATCAACGACGACACCCTGGCGTTCCTCAAGGCCAAGGTGGTCGCCGGCTCGGCCAACAACCAGCTCCACGAGCCGCGCCACGGCGAGATCCTCAAGCAGCGCGGCGTGCTCTACGCCCCGGACTACGTGATCAACGCCGGCGGCGTCATCGACATCAGCCACGAGGGCCGCGACTACGACAAGGACAAGGCCTTCGCCCACGTCGCCGAGATCCACGACACCCTGCTGGAGATCTTCCGGCGCGCCGAGGCCGAGAACATCCCGACCGGCGAGGCGGCCGACCGCATCGCCGAGGAGCGCTTCCGCCAGCCCGAGCCCCACAACTCGGCGGCGGCCTGA
- the putA gene encoding bifunctional proline dehydrogenase/L-glutamate gamma-semialdehyde dehydrogenase PutA: MLIDPALAEVSPLRQALRAAYHADETEVVEALLAEAELPAPARRRVEERATQLVDEVRRRRLGQGGIDAFMNEYELSSREGVVLMCLAEALLRVPDADTADRLIKDKLAEADWQAHLGQSESLFVNASTWALMLTGRVIRLDQGQTDDLADVLRRVVARSGEPVIRGAVTQAMRILGRQFVMGRTIEEALERAKPLEAKGYTYSYDMLGEAAYTLADAERYFASYRSAIAAIGKAAQGKGPILAPGISVKLSALHPRYLFAQRDRVMAELVPRLKRLAADAKAADIGLTVDAEEADRLDISLDVIEAVSVDPELAGWNGFGLAVQAYLKRGAPLIDWLAEMAHRHERRLMVRLVKGAYWDTEVKRAQEQGLAGYPVFTSKASTDVSYLACAKKLLADPEAFYPQFATHNAHSLATVMERAGNSADYEFQRLHGMGEALYEQVVEESQLGVPCRIYAPVGSHEDLLAYLVRRLLENGANTSFVNRIQDEKLPIAEIVADPIAKVRGWDRIPHPNIPLPADLYGAARRNSRGLDLSDVPALAALGTAAAKAAAQPWQAGPIVGGQERHGAARDLHNPADRRQVVGEVTEASEADIERALALAAEAAPAWDAAPAEARAACLDRAADLYEAKTAELVALCIREAGKTVNDAIAEIREAVDFCRYYALKAREDFAAPLALPGPTGERDELALHGRGTFLCISPWNFPLAIFTGQVTAALAAGNAVIAKPAEQTPLIAAAAVRLLHEAGVPGEVLHLLPGDGPKVGAPLVADPRISGVAFTGSTEVARLINQALAAREGPIVPLIAETGGQNAMIVDSTALPEQVTRDVIASAFQSAGQRCSALRVLFLQDSVADRMLEMISGALHELKVGDPAWLATDIGPVIDGEAQAMLQAHVKRMTQEGRLVAEARLGEDCAAGTFVAPAAFEIDALSRLQREVFGPILHVIRYPSDGLDRVIEAINGTGYGLTLGIHSRIDTTVDYIHRRLRVGNAYVNRNIIGAVVGVQPFGGEGLSGTGPKAGGPHYLHRFATERTLSVDTTAAGGNASLMSLEELPR, encoded by the coding sequence ATGCTCATCGATCCTGCACTCGCCGAGGTCTCGCCCCTGCGGCAGGCCTTGCGCGCCGCCTATCACGCCGACGAGACCGAGGTCGTCGAGGCCTTGCTGGCCGAGGCCGAGCTGCCGGCGCCGGCGCGCAGACGAGTCGAGGAGCGCGCGACCCAGCTGGTCGACGAGGTGCGCCGGCGACGCCTGGGCCAGGGCGGCATCGACGCCTTCATGAACGAATACGAGCTGTCCAGCCGCGAGGGCGTGGTCCTGATGTGCCTGGCCGAGGCCCTGCTGCGGGTGCCCGACGCCGACACCGCCGACCGGCTGATCAAGGACAAGCTCGCTGAGGCCGACTGGCAGGCCCACCTCGGGCAGAGCGAGTCGCTCTTCGTCAACGCCTCGACCTGGGCCCTGATGCTGACCGGCCGGGTGATCCGCCTGGACCAGGGCCAGACCGACGACCTCGCCGACGTGCTGCGCCGGGTCGTGGCGCGCAGCGGCGAGCCCGTGATCCGCGGCGCGGTGACCCAGGCCATGCGCATCCTGGGCCGGCAGTTCGTCATGGGCCGGACCATCGAGGAGGCCCTGGAGCGCGCCAAGCCGCTGGAGGCCAAGGGCTACACCTACTCCTACGACATGCTGGGCGAGGCCGCCTACACCCTGGCCGACGCCGAGCGCTACTTCGCATCCTACCGCAGCGCCATCGCCGCCATTGGCAAGGCCGCCCAGGGCAAGGGGCCGATCCTGGCGCCCGGAATCTCGGTCAAGCTCTCGGCCCTGCACCCGCGCTACCTCTTCGCCCAGCGCGACCGGGTCATGGCGGAGCTGGTGCCGCGCCTGAAGCGGCTCGCCGCCGACGCCAAGGCGGCCGACATTGGCCTCACCGTCGACGCCGAGGAGGCCGACCGCCTGGACATTTCCCTCGACGTCATCGAGGCGGTCTCGGTCGATCCGGAGCTGGCCGGCTGGAACGGCTTCGGCCTGGCGGTGCAGGCCTACCTGAAGCGGGGCGCCCCGCTGATCGACTGGTTGGCCGAGATGGCGCATCGGCACGAGCGCCGTCTCATGGTGCGCCTGGTCAAGGGCGCCTACTGGGACACCGAGGTCAAGCGCGCCCAGGAGCAGGGCCTGGCCGGCTATCCAGTCTTCACCAGCAAGGCCTCGACCGACGTCTCCTACCTGGCCTGCGCCAAGAAGCTGCTGGCCGACCCCGAGGCCTTCTACCCCCAGTTCGCCACCCACAACGCGCACAGCCTGGCCACCGTCATGGAGCGGGCCGGCAACAGCGCCGACTACGAGTTCCAGCGCCTCCACGGCATGGGCGAGGCGCTCTACGAGCAGGTCGTGGAGGAGAGCCAGCTGGGCGTGCCCTGCCGCATCTACGCCCCGGTCGGCAGCCACGAGGACCTGCTGGCCTACCTGGTCCGCCGCCTGCTGGAGAACGGCGCCAACACCTCCTTCGTCAACCGCATCCAGGACGAGAAGCTGCCGATCGCCGAGATCGTCGCCGATCCGATCGCCAAGGTCCGCGGCTGGGACAGGATCCCCCATCCCAACATCCCTCTGCCGGCAGACCTTTACGGCGCGGCGCGGCGCAATTCGCGCGGCCTCGATCTCTCCGACGTGCCGGCCCTGGCGGCGCTGGGCACGGCGGCGGCGAAGGCGGCGGCCCAGCCCTGGCAGGCCGGGCCCATCGTCGGCGGGCAGGAGCGCCACGGCGCCGCCCGGGACCTCCACAACCCGGCCGACCGCCGTCAGGTCGTGGGCGAGGTGACCGAGGCCTCGGAAGCCGACATCGAGCGGGCCCTGGCCCTGGCCGCCGAAGCGGCGCCGGCCTGGGACGCCGCCCCGGCCGAGGCCCGCGCGGCCTGCCTGGACCGCGCAGCCGATCTCTACGAGGCGAAGACCGCCGAGTTGGTCGCGCTCTGCATCCGCGAGGCGGGCAAGACGGTCAACGACGCCATCGCCGAGATCCGCGAGGCGGTCGACTTCTGCCGCTACTACGCGCTCAAGGCGCGCGAGGACTTCGCCGCCCCCCTGGCCCTGCCGGGGCCGACCGGGGAGCGCGACGAGCTGGCGCTGCACGGCCGCGGCACCTTCCTTTGCATCTCGCCCTGGAACTTCCCGCTGGCGATCTTCACCGGCCAGGTGACCGCGGCCCTGGCCGCCGGCAACGCGGTGATCGCCAAGCCGGCCGAGCAGACCCCGCTGATCGCCGCCGCCGCCGTGCGCCTGCTGCACGAGGCCGGCGTGCCGGGCGAGGTCCTGCACCTGCTGCCGGGCGACGGCCCCAAGGTCGGCGCGCCCCTGGTCGCCGACCCGCGCATCTCGGGCGTCGCCTTCACCGGCTCGACCGAGGTCGCGCGCCTGATCAACCAGGCCCTGGCCGCGCGCGAGGGCCCGATCGTCCCGCTGATCGCCGAGACCGGCGGCCAGAACGCCATGATCGTCGACTCCACGGCCCTGCCCGAGCAGGTGACCCGCGACGTCATCGCCTCGGCCTTCCAGAGCGCCGGCCAGCGCTGCTCGGCGCTGCGGGTGCTTTTCCTGCAGGACAGCGTCGCCGACCGGATGCTGGAGATGATCTCCGGCGCGCTCCACGAGCTGAAGGTCGGCGACCCGGCCTGGCTCGCGACCGACATCGGCCCGGTGATCGATGGCGAGGCCCAGGCCATGCTCCAGGCCCACGTCAAGCGCATGACCCAGGAGGGCCGTCTGGTCGCCGAGGCGCGCCTCGGCGAGGACTGCGCGGCCGGCACCTTCGTCGCCCCCGCGGCCTTCGAGATCGACGCGCTCAGCCGCCTGCAGCGCGAAGTCTTCGGGCCGATCCTGCACGTGATCCGCTATCCCTCGGACGGCCTGGACCGGGTGATCGAGGCGATCAACGGCACCGGCTATGGCCTGACCCTGGGCATCCACAGCCGGATCGACACGACGGTCGACTACATCCACCGCCGCCTCAGGGTCGGCAACGCCTACGTCAACCGCAACATCATCGGCGCGGTGGTCGGCGTGCAGCCCTTCGGCGGCGAGGGCCTCTCCGGCACCGGCCCCAAGGCCGGCGGCCCGCACTACCTGCACCGCTTCGCCACCGAACGCACCCTCAGCGTCGACACCACCGCCGCCGGCGGCAACGCCTCCCTGATGTCGCTGGAGGAACTGCCGCGCTGA